Genomic DNA from Candidatus Obscuribacterales bacterium:
AGGCAATCTAACGAAATTGCCAATGTGCTACTCTTTACATCAGAAATTAAGTTTTCTTTTATAGCGGTTTCTAGTCGGATGAAGTACAGGAAAAGCTTTATTGGATAAGCTTTACAGTCCCCTGTAAGCACCTCAGGTGTTGCTGAATCAAGTATGAACCTCTAGCTACAGGTTCTAAAACGTCATGCTATTCAGCAACGCCGGCACCTCATGCCATCGAGAACCCCTATTCATTATCTTCATGTCGCAATCTTTTTGCTCTGACCACCATATTCTTGGTGATAGTTTTTACTGTTCACCAATGTGTCTGTTGCTCAGGTGAAAATTTGGCTGCCTTTTTAAAGGCCATCTTCTGAGTCTTGATAAGGAGTTTTGGAAATGGTTAACTTAGGGTCTGAAGGTTCTACTGTTTTAGTTGTAGGAAGCGGAATCACAGGTTTAATGACAGCCTACTATGCTTGCCAGGCAGGCTATTTAGTGCGACTGGTTAGCAAAAGCCCTGATCCTCGCCAAGCAAAGGCTGATATCCAATTTGAGTCATCGACCTGGGATGGATATGTAAACCGATACATCACCTTGACTGAAGGGCATCCTTATCTCGACTTGCCAGGGTACATTACTACTATGTATCCTGATATTGACTCAGACTTCCGTCAGGATATTTCCCAGGGAGGAATGTTAGTTCACCCATTAAGCCAATGGGGTGAACTAACTCAGCAATTTCTGCATGAGCGAGATATTGCTAACCGTGATCAGCAAGCAACCCTAGCACTCTTTCATGAATATCTTGACGAGAATCGTGCCAGTTTAGAATATTGGTATCAATTATTGATTGAGATAGTTCGTCTGCATCCTCAGCTTGTAAACAAGCTGTCTCTCCATACCCACGGCATCGATCGCTTTTATGACGAGGAGGTTCTCTTCTCTGGTGCTAATGCGGCTCAGAGCAGCGAAAATATTGTCAAGCAATCTTACTCGCCAGAACAACTGCTGCAAAATTCAGACTTTAGAGTTTATGAATCGGGTATTAGCAAACACAAGTTTATTTCGGGTGGAGGATTAACTATATATGGTCTAGCCTTTGACATTCAAGCACTATGTCAAGAATGGTTATTGGGAGAACTAGAGAGCCAAGGCGTAGAACTGTTGTTTGGAGATGGCTATAACGTCGTCAGCATTGAGAGAGATGCTCAAGGTTATATCCTTGGTCTAAAAACTCAGAACGGTGAATTGCACTTGGCAAAGCACATTTTCTTGCATCCTGGTGCTTACATGGATCCTCAAGTTCTCACAGGAACGCCAGCTTATGGCAAGTTGGCTGGTGTCAAAGGACTATGGATGCGGATCAAAAATGCTCAGAACTTGTTTGATCATGCCCCCAGACCTAATAAGATACATGGTGGTAAATATGATATTCAGGTTGGCAATCGCACCTTCAAAGGGCAAGTCTGCGATCTAAATATTATGCCGAAGCATAACTCTGATGGAAGTTGGGAGTTAGTCATTGGTAGTGGATATTTGTTTGTAGGTACTTATCCCTTTGAGGGAGATTCTAGCATGGGTTCACCGCTTCCCAGTCCAGTTGCAGAGGCTGATCGGCAAGCTCAAATTCAGTTTATGGAGGAGCTTGCTATCCGTGCCTTTTCTCAGGTTGTCTCTCGCATTTATGATCTAGATATTGATGTTGACTCAGTGATGGCTGGTACCCATCACTACATTGATTTGCCCTCTAAAGGTTGTATACGTTCTTGGACTCCAGACGATCGAGAACTTAGCGTTCTGCTGCCAACTGCACTGGGAGGAGTAGCCATTATTGACGGCGGCGGAAATACCGGTAGTACGACCAAGGCTCCATTTGTTAGTAAGACAGCTATCAAGTTCACGCAGATCTTGGATCAGGCAGAGGTGAAACCGGTTCGTTTAGACGCGGAAGAACTTCAAACAACTTATCATCAGGTTCGGGCTTCATTAAGGCGTACTAGAGATAACTTGCCTGCTTCCCAGTGGCAGAGGTTAGAAAATGAGCTAAATGAAGCGATCGCTGCGGCGCAATTGCATGGTTGATTCTGAATGGCTTCTAGTTGAGAACTGCTGTTCTGTCAATTGAGGAAAAGTGGTGCGTCTGATTGGTGTTTTGTTAATTGTGATCTCGGCGACCTCCTTTGGGGCAATGCCCATTTTTGCCCATGTTGCCTACGCTGCTGGTGTGACTCCACTCACCGCCCTGTTCTTTCGCTTTGCGATCGCTGCCCTCTGCCTAGGGGCATATCAGGTCGTTCGCCAAAGACCCCTGCCCCAGATCAAAAACCTGCGCACGCTGATGGTGATGGGAGGCCTTGGGTTTGTGCTGCAATCCCTAAGCTTTTTTACCGCCCTCAC
This window encodes:
- a CDS encoding FAD-dependent oxidoreductase; its protein translation is MVNLGSEGSTVLVVGSGITGLMTAYYACQAGYLVRLVSKSPDPRQAKADIQFESSTWDGYVNRYITLTEGHPYLDLPGYITTMYPDIDSDFRQDISQGGMLVHPLSQWGELTQQFLHERDIANRDQQATLALFHEYLDENRASLEYWYQLLIEIVRLHPQLVNKLSLHTHGIDRFYDEEVLFSGANAAQSSENIVKQSYSPEQLLQNSDFRVYESGISKHKFISGGGLTIYGLAFDIQALCQEWLLGELESQGVELLFGDGYNVVSIERDAQGYILGLKTQNGELHLAKHIFLHPGAYMDPQVLTGTPAYGKLAGVKGLWMRIKNAQNLFDHAPRPNKIHGGKYDIQVGNRTFKGQVCDLNIMPKHNSDGSWELVIGSGYLFVGTYPFEGDSSMGSPLPSPVAEADRQAQIQFMEELAIRAFSQVVSRIYDLDIDVDSVMAGTHHYIDLPSKGCIRSWTPDDRELSVLLPTALGGVAIIDGGGNTGSTTKAPFVSKTAIKFTQILDQAEVKPVRLDAEELQTTYHQVRASLRRTRDNLPASQWQRLENELNEAIAAAQLHG